In one Moritella sp. 5 genomic region, the following are encoded:
- a CDS encoding TrkH family potassium uptake protein, whose product MQFRAILRIVGILVTIFSVTMIFPALIAAIYKDGGGLVFINSFAFCVTLGSIVWYQNRNYKKELKAKDGFLIVVLFWTVLGSVGALPFILSEQPDLSVAGAFFESFSGLTTTGATVIVGLDELPKALLFYRQFLQWLGGMGIIVLAVAVLPVLGIGGMQLYRAETPGPVKDSKMTPRIAETAKALWYIYLCLTVICAMAFWLAGMTIFDAIAHSFSTIAIGGFSTHDSSMGHFDSSVINMITVVFLIIAGMNFSLHFAAFSIKGFKPGAYLHDPELRTFLFVQLTLVAICFFILLSKGVYESPELALDKAVFQAVSISTTAGFTTTSFQNWPLFLPVLLVFSSFIGGCAGSTGGGMKVVRILLLYLQGMREMKRLVHPRAVYKIKLGKKVLPDRVIDAVWGFFSAYALVFIICMLALITTGMDELSAFSAVVATLNNLGPGLGQVAVHFGDVNDSAKWILVVAMLFGRLEVFTLLILFTPAFWRS is encoded by the coding sequence ATGCAATTCAGGGCAATTTTAAGAATTGTTGGGATATTAGTTACCATCTTTAGTGTGACTATGATATTCCCTGCACTGATCGCCGCAATATATAAGGATGGTGGTGGTCTCGTCTTCATTAATTCGTTTGCTTTTTGTGTCACGTTAGGCAGTATCGTATGGTACCAAAACCGCAATTATAAAAAAGAATTAAAAGCCAAAGATGGTTTCCTGATTGTAGTTTTGTTTTGGACGGTTCTGGGGAGTGTTGGTGCGTTACCCTTTATTCTTTCTGAGCAACCAGATCTCAGTGTCGCTGGTGCATTCTTTGAATCTTTCTCTGGTTTAACGACAACAGGTGCAACCGTTATTGTTGGACTTGATGAGTTACCTAAAGCATTGCTGTTTTATCGCCAGTTTTTACAATGGCTAGGTGGTATGGGTATTATTGTACTTGCTGTTGCCGTATTACCTGTTTTAGGTATCGGTGGTATGCAGCTTTATCGTGCAGAAACCCCCGGCCCAGTCAAAGATTCTAAGATGACCCCCCGTATTGCTGAAACTGCAAAAGCACTTTGGTATATTTATTTATGCCTTACAGTTATTTGCGCAATGGCGTTTTGGCTGGCTGGGATGACTATTTTTGATGCTATTGCGCATAGCTTTTCGACTATTGCAATCGGTGGATTCTCTACACACGATAGTAGTATGGGCCATTTTGATAGTTCGGTTATTAATATGATCACTGTGGTGTTCTTAATTATTGCGGGGATGAATTTTTCACTGCATTTTGCCGCATTCTCAATTAAAGGTTTTAAACCTGGCGCTTACTTACATGATCCGGAATTACGTACATTCTTATTTGTACAACTTACACTTGTGGCTATTTGCTTTTTTATTCTCTTGTCTAAAGGTGTTTATGAGTCCCCTGAACTGGCGTTAGACAAAGCGGTTTTTCAGGCTGTTTCAATTTCAACAACTGCTGGGTTTACGACGACCAGTTTCCAAAATTGGCCATTGTTCTTACCTGTACTGCTTGTGTTTTCGAGTTTCATTGGTGGTTGTGCCGGCTCTACTGGTGGTGGTATGAAGGTGGTGCGTATCCTATTACTTTATTTACAAGGTATGCGTGAAATGAAACGTTTAGTGCATCCTCGTGCCGTATATAAGATTAAATTAGGGAAAAAAGTATTACCCGATCGTGTTATCGATGCGGTTTGGGGTTTTTTCTCCGCTTATGCCTTGGTATTTATTATTTGTATGTTGGCATTGATCACGACGGGTATGGATGAGCTATCGGCCTTTTCTGCAGTGGTTGCAACACTAAATAACTTAGGGCCGGGACTTGGACAAGTTGCGGTACATTTTGGTGACGTTAATGACAGTGCAAAATGGATATTAGTTGTTGCTATGTTATTTGGTCGTTTAGAAGTCTTTACCTTATTAATTTTATTTACTCCAGCTTTCTGGCGTAGTTAA
- the hemG gene encoding menaquinone-dependent protoporphyrinogen IX dehydrogenase has translation MKKMLVLYSTVDGQTLKIIKAIEESIADKYQCEVMSLEECQHLDMGIFDKVVIGASVRYGHLNKKLYQFVAAHKAELEAKENSFFCVNLTARKAEKNTPETNAYMQAFLEKSNWVPKQQAVFAGALLYSKYNWWQTLIIQLIMKITGGSTDKTKDIEFTDWAKVKSFAKTL, from the coding sequence ATGAAAAAAATGTTAGTTCTGTATTCTACCGTTGATGGTCAAACCTTAAAGATAATTAAAGCTATCGAGGAGTCTATTGCCGATAAGTATCAATGTGAAGTTATGAGCCTTGAAGAATGCCAGCATCTTGATATGGGTATTTTTGATAAAGTAGTTATCGGTGCCTCTGTGCGTTATGGTCATTTGAATAAAAAGCTCTATCAATTTGTTGCTGCACATAAAGCAGAACTTGAAGCAAAAGAGAATAGTTTTTTCTGTGTTAACTTAACTGCAAGAAAAGCTGAAAAGAATACCCCTGAAACGAATGCATATATGCAGGCATTTTTAGAAAAGTCGAATTGGGTACCCAAGCAGCAAGCTGTATTTGCTGGCGCATTGTTATATTCAAAATATAATTGGTGGCAAACACTTATTATCCAGTTGATTATGAAAATAACTGGTGGTAGTACTGATAAGACGAAAGATATTGAGTTTACTGATTGGGCTAAAGTGAAGTCTTTTGCGAAAACATTATAG
- the cadC gene encoding lysine decarboxylation/transport transcriptional activator CadC yields MNGLCFQISNWILIVEENKLYRQGREVTVEPRLVNLLSFLALSPSEVFGREELIEHIWDGAIVSDQVVTQSIFELRKILKDGRVDCERFIATVPKRGYRLVADTIKLTSDDARILISEGKNTGVIIDDEKSLDKDTEFDCEQSITVFPAGPLTRAVTHISNHTVAAEAKCSIELTFYQRYKFQLFDFFLLSVLICIIVLCTYVQSQPEITKALDTQVIEFSYYGSQNSDITSEELADGISQKLMSDVLMLSDYRVQLKKTAFTKGILPGKLVSVRVDKQQGLSYLDINYRNYASNRIIFSKQYPISDGDMYMNLRQASSDLMTALHINPTQQQLDNVMVGLPKEQSLLTKLIIANHYTNQVDPVLFKQGINLFEEILMEKPNARLVLAERYIAYNVLSSLLPTADLVKEIKQSSDDLLANEANISNRLLLAREYEAFALQALLKGEESKANRLIQLAGKDRRSSLYYIITGKLSELSGNLDSAGDAYTQAFYIDTSIGTYQLSSNLAFHSNLETIAIFMHKAMNLNSIKLI; encoded by the coding sequence ATGAATGGTTTATGTTTTCAAATCAGTAATTGGATATTGATTGTTGAAGAAAATAAACTGTACCGACAAGGAAGAGAAGTAACAGTTGAACCCCGTTTGGTTAATTTATTATCCTTTTTAGCATTGTCACCGAGTGAAGTCTTTGGACGCGAAGAGCTGATTGAGCACATATGGGATGGTGCTATTGTTAGTGACCAAGTGGTGACACAGTCTATTTTTGAGCTGCGAAAAATATTAAAAGATGGGCGTGTTGATTGCGAACGATTTATTGCTACTGTCCCTAAACGTGGATATAGGTTAGTCGCAGACACAATAAAACTAACTAGTGATGATGCCCGTATACTTATCTCTGAAGGCAAGAATACAGGCGTAATTATTGATGACGAAAAAAGTTTAGATAAAGATACTGAGTTTGACTGCGAACAATCCATAACCGTGTTTCCAGCTGGGCCATTAACACGTGCAGTTACGCATATCTCTAATCACACCGTCGCTGCTGAAGCAAAATGTAGTATAGAGCTTACTTTCTATCAGCGTTATAAATTTCAGTTATTTGATTTTTTCTTATTATCTGTTTTAATTTGTATTATTGTTCTGTGCACGTATGTACAAAGCCAGCCCGAAATTACTAAAGCATTAGATACACAAGTTATTGAGTTTAGTTATTATGGCAGTCAGAATTCAGATATCACCAGTGAGGAGCTCGCTGATGGCATTAGTCAAAAATTGATGTCAGATGTATTAATGCTTAGTGATTATCGTGTGCAATTAAAAAAGACAGCCTTTACAAAAGGTATATTACCGGGAAAATTGGTTAGTGTCAGAGTTGATAAGCAACAAGGTCTGTCTTACTTAGATATCAATTATCGAAATTATGCGTCGAATAGAATTATATTTAGTAAGCAGTATCCCATTTCAGATGGTGATATGTATATGAATTTGCGTCAAGCATCTTCGGATCTTATGACTGCTCTACACATAAATCCGACACAACAACAACTTGACAATGTAATGGTTGGCTTACCTAAAGAACAGAGCCTATTAACGAAATTGATTATTGCTAATCATTATACTAATCAAGTCGATCCTGTTTTATTTAAACAAGGTATTAACCTATTTGAAGAAATACTTATGGAAAAACCGAATGCTAGATTAGTACTTGCCGAACGTTATATTGCCTACAATGTATTATCTTCATTATTGCCAACAGCTGATTTGGTAAAAGAAATTAAGCAATCAAGTGATGATTTATTAGCAAATGAAGCGAATATTAGTAATAGGCTATTACTTGCAAGAGAATATGAAGCGTTTGCTTTGCAAGCTTTACTTAAAGGGGAGGAATCAAAAGCAAATCGCTTAATTCAACTGGCGGGGAAGGATCGTCGTTCTTCTTTATACTACATAATTACTGGGAAGTTATCCGAGTTAAGTGGCAATCTTGATAGTGCTGGTGATGCTTATACTCAGGCTTTTTACATTGATACTTCCATCGGAACTTATCAGTTAAGTTCCAATCTGGCATTCCATAGTAACCTTGAGACAATTGCCATTTTTATGCATAAGGCAATGAACCTTAATTCTATCAAACTAATATAA
- the cadB gene encoding cadaverine/lysine antiporter, with amino-acid sequence MSSNTKKIGLIACTGVVAGNMMGSGIALLPSSLAAVGSVSIFSWIICLVGALSLAFVFARLSTKDPQEGGPIGYAGDVAPVLGFQTGVLYYHANWIGNLAIAITGVSYLSVFFPILSSPIPAAIATIASVWIFTFINLLGGTWVSRLCTLGLVLILIPVIGTATVGWAHFDTTVYSQNWNVSSGSDSSAIISAVLICLWSFVGVESAAVSSGMVKNPKRTVPLATMLGTSLAGVIYILSTQVIAGMFPAAEVAASGAPFALATTSIFGSWSAPFVAAFTALACFTSLGSWMMLVGEAGKRAAADGNFPAVYGETDKSGVAKKGLVLASIKMTFLMAFITMFSGSSNTGDLFNQLTTIAVLLTMLPYFYSSVNLIRLESMTTRNIFVMFFSGIACVFCLIALAGAESSALTGTFLVSLIILVFYGKKKGLSQTQPAAISKTA; translated from the coding sequence ATGTCATCTAATACAAAAAAAATTGGCTTAATTGCCTGTACTGGTGTTGTTGCCGGGAACATGATGGGCAGTGGTATTGCATTGTTACCGTCTTCTTTAGCTGCTGTCGGTTCGGTATCTATATTTAGCTGGATAATCTGTTTGGTTGGTGCGCTAAGTTTAGCCTTTGTATTTGCGCGTTTATCGACAAAAGACCCACAAGAAGGTGGACCGATTGGTTACGCTGGTGATGTTGCGCCAGTACTTGGCTTTCAAACGGGTGTGCTTTATTACCACGCCAACTGGATTGGTAACTTAGCGATTGCTATTACAGGTGTTTCTTATCTTTCCGTGTTCTTCCCTATTTTATCAAGTCCAATTCCAGCCGCTATCGCAACCATTGCATCGGTATGGATATTTACTTTCATCAACTTACTTGGTGGTACTTGGGTTAGCCGTTTATGCACATTAGGTCTTGTACTTATTCTTATCCCTGTGATTGGTACAGCTACAGTCGGTTGGGCTCATTTTGATACCACGGTTTACAGCCAGAATTGGAATGTGTCATCTGGTAGTGATTCAAGCGCCATTATTAGTGCTGTACTTATTTGTTTATGGTCATTCGTTGGTGTTGAATCTGCAGCCGTGTCCTCAGGTATGGTTAAAAACCCTAAACGCACAGTGCCGTTAGCTACAATGCTTGGTACGTCGTTAGCTGGTGTTATCTATATCTTATCTACGCAAGTTATTGCCGGTATGTTCCCTGCTGCTGAAGTCGCTGCTTCTGGTGCACCTTTTGCTCTTGCTACTACGTCTATTTTTGGTAGTTGGTCTGCACCGTTTGTTGCTGCATTTACTGCGCTTGCTTGTTTCACATCGCTAGGTTCATGGATGATGTTGGTTGGTGAAGCCGGTAAACGTGCTGCTGCTGATGGTAACTTTCCTGCTGTTTATGGTGAAACGGACAAATCTGGTGTTGCTAAGAAAGGTTTAGTACTGGCTTCAATTAAGATGACGTTCTTGATGGCATTCATCACTATGTTTAGTGGCTCATCAAATACCGGCGATTTATTCAATCAGCTCACTACAATTGCAGTGCTACTCACTATGCTGCCTTACTTTTATTCAAGCGTTAACTTAATCCGTCTAGAAAGCATGACCACACGTAATATCTTCGTGATGTTTTTCTCTGGCATTGCGTGTGTATTTTGTCTAATCGCCCTCGCTGGAGCAGAAAGTTCTGCATTAACAGGTACTTTCCTTGTCTCGCTTATCATTCTTGTTTTCTACGGCAAGAAGAAAGGTCTTTCTCAAACTCAGCCTGCTGCGATATCTAAAACTGCTTAA
- the cadA gene encoding lysine decarboxylase, whose product MNIIAILNHMGVFFKEEPIRQLHASLEKAGYQVVYPVDDNDLIKMIEMNPRICGAIFDWDKYPLTLCEQINAVNEKLPVFTFANEQSALDVSLTELRLNVSFFEYALGMSDDIALKINQAIEKYKGELMPPFTKALFNYVEEGKYTFCTPGHMGGTAFQRSPAGSIFYDFYGPNAFKADVSVSMPELGSLLDHSGPHKEAEEYIAKTFNADHSYIVTNGTSTANKIVGMFSAPSGSTVLIDRNCHKSLTHLLMMSDITPIYFRPTRNAYGILGGIPQSEFSRDVIATKVAATPNAVMPNYAVVTNSTYDGLLYNTQYIKETLDTKFIHFDSAWVPYTNFNNIYEGKCGMSGEAMPGKVFYETQSTHKLLAAFSQSSMIHIKGDIDKETFNEAYMMHTSTSPQYSIVASTETAAAMMRGNTGKKLMQDSIDRAIRFRKEVKRLEKETEGWFFDVWQPEDIEKTECWNLDPKDTWHGFKDIDADHMYLDPIKVTLLTPGMDDDNLAETGIPASLVAKFLDERGVVVEKTGPYNLLFLFSIGIDKAKSLALLRALTEFKRGFDLNLTVKNFIPTLYAEDPKFYEDMKIQDLAQGIHDMMKKFKLPELMFKAFDVLPELKITPNAAWQEELRGHTEEVKLEEMVNRVNANMILPYPPGVPLVLPGEMITETSRPVLDFLEMLCEIGTEFPGFETDIHGLYHQADGSYTVKVLKQD is encoded by the coding sequence ATGAACATTATTGCTATTTTAAACCACATGGGTGTGTTCTTTAAAGAAGAGCCTATTCGTCAATTACATGCTTCTTTAGAAAAAGCTGGTTATCAGGTTGTTTATCCTGTTGATGACAACGATTTGATTAAAATGATCGAAATGAATCCTCGTATCTGTGGCGCGATCTTTGATTGGGATAAATACCCGCTAACCCTTTGTGAACAAATCAATGCGGTAAACGAAAAATTACCAGTATTTACTTTTGCTAATGAGCAATCGGCCCTTGATGTATCATTAACTGAGTTGCGTTTGAATGTATCTTTCTTCGAATACGCGCTAGGAATGAGCGATGATATCGCGTTAAAAATAAATCAAGCGATTGAGAAGTACAAAGGTGAACTAATGCCTCCATTCACAAAAGCGTTGTTTAACTATGTTGAAGAAGGTAAATATACATTCTGTACTCCTGGTCACATGGGCGGTACGGCGTTCCAACGTAGCCCTGCAGGTAGTATCTTCTATGATTTCTATGGTCCAAATGCCTTTAAAGCTGACGTATCAGTGTCGATGCCAGAGCTTGGTTCATTACTTGATCATTCAGGTCCACATAAAGAAGCTGAAGAGTACATTGCGAAAACATTTAACGCAGATCACTCTTATATTGTGACGAACGGTACATCGACTGCAAACAAGATTGTCGGTATGTTCTCTGCGCCATCTGGTAGCACGGTGCTTATCGACCGTAACTGCCATAAGTCACTGACTCACTTATTAATGATGAGTGACATTACGCCAATCTACTTCCGTCCAACGCGTAACGCGTACGGTATTTTAGGTGGTATTCCACAAAGTGAATTCAGTCGTGACGTGATTGCAACTAAAGTAGCGGCTACACCAAATGCCGTTATGCCAAACTATGCAGTAGTAACTAATTCTACTTATGATGGTTTGCTATATAACACCCAATATATTAAAGAAACATTGGATACTAAATTTATCCACTTTGACAGTGCTTGGGTTCCTTACACTAACTTCAATAACATTTACGAAGGTAAGTGCGGTATGAGTGGTGAAGCGATGCCTGGTAAAGTGTTCTATGAAACACAATCTACCCATAAACTATTGGCTGCATTCTCACAATCATCGATGATCCACATTAAAGGCGACATTGATAAAGAAACATTCAATGAAGCCTATATGATGCATACTTCAACGTCGCCACAATATTCTATTGTGGCGTCAACTGAAACTGCAGCAGCGATGATGCGTGGTAATACAGGTAAAAAATTAATGCAAGATTCTATCGATCGTGCCATTCGTTTCCGTAAAGAAGTTAAACGCCTTGAAAAAGAAACAGAAGGTTGGTTCTTTGATGTATGGCAACCAGAAGATATTGAAAAAACCGAGTGTTGGAATCTAGATCCAAAAGACACTTGGCACGGCTTTAAAGATATCGATGCAGACCACATGTACTTAGATCCAATTAAAGTAACGTTGTTAACTCCCGGAATGGATGATGACAACCTAGCTGAAACGGGTATCCCTGCGTCATTAGTGGCTAAGTTCTTGGATGAGCGTGGTGTTGTGGTAGAAAAAACAGGTCCATATAACCTGTTATTCCTATTCTCGATTGGTATTGATAAAGCGAAGTCATTGGCATTATTACGCGCTCTAACTGAGTTCAAACGTGGTTTTGATTTAAACTTAACGGTGAAAAACTTCATCCCTACGTTATATGCTGAAGATCCAAAGTTCTATGAAGACATGAAAATCCAAGACTTAGCTCAAGGTATTCATGACATGATGAAGAAATTCAAACTGCCAGAGCTTATGTTTAAAGCCTTTGATGTATTACCTGAACTTAAAATAACACCGAATGCGGCGTGGCAAGAAGAGTTACGTGGCCACACTGAAGAAGTGAAGCTAGAAGAGATGGTTAATCGTGTAAATGCTAATATGATCCTGCCTTATCCTCCTGGTGTGCCACTTGTATTACCTGGTGAGATGATCACTGAGACATCGCGCCCAGTATTAGATTTCTTAGAAATGCTGTGTGAAATTGGTACAGAGTTCCCTGGTTTTGAAACCGATATTCATGGTTTATACCATCAAGCAGATGGTAGCTATACAGTGAAGGTTTTAAAGCAAGATTAG
- the pdxY gene encoding pyridoxal kinase PdxY has translation MKSILSIQSHVVFGCAGNSAVVFPMRRMGVEVWPINTVQFSNHTQYQQGWQGMVMPVDQIKSLVDGLVNIDSLSSCDAVLSGYLGSATQGKEVLYAVDQAKQHNIDALYFCDPVMGHPEKGCIVVPEVMDFFKYHALPKADVIAPNLLELETLTDMKIENIEQVKQACSLLLDQGVKIVLVKHLSKAGIIASQFEMLLATADGYFHITRPLYDFIRQPVGVGDLISGVMLANLLAGHTAVHAFELTNAIVDSVLQETFKQNSYELELIAAQQKIAHPTIKVKARVL, from the coding sequence ATGAAATCTATCTTGTCTATTCAATCTCATGTTGTATTTGGTTGTGCGGGTAATAGTGCTGTCGTTTTTCCTATGCGTAGAATGGGGGTTGAGGTGTGGCCGATTAACACGGTACAGTTTTCGAACCACACCCAGTATCAGCAAGGGTGGCAAGGAATGGTAATGCCAGTTGATCAAATTAAGAGTCTAGTTGATGGCTTAGTCAATATTGACAGCTTATCAAGTTGTGACGCTGTATTAAGTGGCTACCTCGGCTCAGCCACACAAGGCAAGGAAGTACTTTATGCAGTAGATCAAGCTAAACAGCATAACATTGATGCTTTATATTTTTGTGACCCGGTAATGGGTCATCCTGAAAAGGGCTGCATTGTTGTACCTGAAGTCATGGATTTTTTCAAATATCACGCATTGCCAAAAGCAGATGTCATAGCGCCAAATTTACTTGAGTTAGAAACGCTGACGGATATGAAAATAGAGAACATAGAGCAGGTGAAGCAAGCATGTTCTTTGTTATTAGACCAAGGCGTAAAGATTGTATTGGTTAAGCATTTGAGTAAAGCAGGTATAATTGCAAGTCAGTTTGAAATGTTGTTAGCGACGGCTGATGGTTACTTCCACATTACTCGTCCTTTGTATGACTTTATTCGCCAGCCAGTTGGTGTCGGTGATTTAATTAGTGGCGTGATGTTAGCTAATTTATTAGCTGGTCATACAGCTGTGCATGCTTTTGAATTGACGAATGCTATTGTTGATTCTGTATTGCAAGAAACGTTTAAACAGAACAGTTATGAATTAGAGTTAATTGCGGCGCAACAGAAAATTGCTCATCCTACGATTAAAGTCAAAGCACGAGTATTGTAA
- the lysS gene encoding lysine--tRNA ligase yields MSETIQNPEIDFQSEVAQRRQKLADLRNQGNAFPNSFRRDAISNELLNKYDDKSADELNKLQVTVKVAGRIMTRRIMGKASFVTLQDMGGKIQLYVSRDNLQENFYNEQFKKWDIGDIVGAEGTLFKTKTGELTLNLTNIELLTKALRPLPNKFHGLAEQETRYRQRYLDLIANEEARNTFTIRSQVVTGIRNLLNKHGFMEVETPMMQVIPGGASARPFITRHNALDMDMYLRISPELYLKRLVVGGFERVFEINRNFRNEGISTRHNPEFTMLEFYMAYADYNDLMTLTEEMLRILALDILGSPMVPYGDLTFDFGQPFAKIGMKDSILKYNPEIRAEQLATLAAATELAESLNIRIDSSWGIGRVITEIFEETVEEKLIQPTFITEYPAEVSPLARRNDNDPLITDRFEFFIGGREIANGFSELNDAEDQDARFKEQVQQKEAGDDEAMFYDEDYVTALEHGLPPTAGQGIGIDRLVMLFTNSHTIRDVILFPTLRLQNK; encoded by the coding sequence ATGTCGGAAACCATTCAAAATCCAGAAATCGATTTTCAAAGTGAGGTTGCACAACGTCGTCAAAAATTGGCAGACTTACGTAACCAAGGTAATGCTTTTCCTAATAGCTTTCGCCGCGATGCGATCTCAAATGAACTGCTAAATAAATACGATGATAAAAGTGCAGATGAGTTAAATAAATTACAAGTTACGGTAAAAGTAGCTGGTCGTATCATGACACGTCGAATAATGGGTAAAGCAAGTTTTGTAACGCTACAAGACATGGGTGGTAAGATACAACTATATGTAAGCCGCGATAACCTGCAAGAGAATTTCTATAACGAGCAGTTTAAAAAATGGGATATTGGCGATATTGTTGGTGCTGAAGGTACATTATTCAAAACCAAAACTGGTGAGTTAACGCTTAACTTAACCAATATCGAACTGCTGACAAAAGCGCTACGACCTCTGCCAAACAAGTTCCACGGCTTAGCAGAACAAGAAACCCGTTATCGCCAACGTTATCTCGATTTGATCGCCAACGAAGAAGCACGTAATACATTTACAATTCGCTCTCAAGTTGTGACAGGGATCCGTAATCTATTAAACAAACATGGTTTCATGGAAGTGGAAACCCCTATGATGCAAGTGATCCCTGGTGGTGCCTCTGCCCGTCCATTCATAACACGACACAATGCTTTAGATATGGATATGTATTTACGCATTTCACCAGAACTTTATTTAAAAAGACTTGTTGTTGGCGGTTTTGAACGTGTATTTGAAATTAACCGTAACTTCCGTAACGAAGGTATTTCAACACGCCATAACCCAGAATTTACCATGCTTGAATTCTACATGGCTTATGCAGATTACAATGATTTAATGACTTTAACTGAAGAAATGCTACGTATATTAGCACTCGATATTCTTGGTTCGCCAATGGTACCTTATGGTGATCTAACATTTGATTTTGGTCAGCCTTTTGCAAAAATAGGTATGAAAGACTCAATACTGAAATACAACCCAGAGATCCGTGCAGAGCAACTTGCAACATTAGCGGCAGCAACTGAATTAGCAGAAAGCCTGAATATTAGAATTGATTCAAGCTGGGGAATAGGTCGTGTGATCACCGAGATTTTCGAAGAAACAGTAGAAGAAAAATTAATTCAACCAACCTTTATTACAGAATATCCAGCAGAGGTATCACCGTTAGCACGTCGTAATGATAATGACCCTCTTATTACAGATCGCTTTGAGTTCTTTATTGGCGGTCGTGAAATTGCGAACGGCTTCTCAGAGTTAAATGATGCTGAAGACCAAGATGCACGCTTTAAAGAACAAGTACAACAGAAAGAAGCGGGTGATGACGAAGCGATGTTCTATGATGAAGATTATGTAACTGCACTTGAGCATGGTTTACCACCAACGGCAGGACAAGGTATAGGTATCGATCGTTTGGTCATGCTATTTACCAATAGTCATACTATTCGTGACGTAATTTTATTCCCAACATTACGTCTACAGAATAAATAA
- a CDS encoding SMR family transporter, translating into MMMNNAELIHILFLCFSILLDITANYFLKLSDGFKNKLPGVFAIVLVAMAFISLGQAVQSIQLSIAYATWGAGGIVGTLLVDKYMFGETIGRRSQIGVPLLISGIVVLQFSH; encoded by the coding sequence ATGATGATGAATAATGCAGAACTCATACACATCCTATTCTTGTGTTTTTCCATATTGTTAGATATCACCGCAAATTACTTTTTAAAATTATCAGATGGTTTTAAAAATAAATTACCAGGTGTATTTGCAATTGTACTGGTTGCAATGGCATTCATCAGCCTAGGTCAAGCGGTACAGTCAATCCAACTATCGATTGCCTATGCGACTTGGGGCGCTGGCGGTATCGTTGGCACCCTACTAGTCGATAAGTATATGTTTGGCGAAACGATAGGACGTCGCAGCCAAATAGGCGTACCACTGTTAATTTCAGGCATTGTGGTTCTGCAATTTTCACACTAA
- a CDS encoding multidrug efflux SMR transporter: MYHSMMLFFAIIAEVAGTISMRYSAENNPVMGTVAMIVLIGISYFLLSKAIQKIPLGVAYAIWEGVGILLITVMSNYLFDEIITPAKIFGVGLIVAGLIFINTDEGHDDE, from the coding sequence ATGTATCACAGCATGATGCTGTTTTTCGCCATTATTGCTGAAGTCGCAGGCACTATTTCCATGCGTTACTCAGCTGAAAACAACCCAGTAATGGGTACGGTAGCGATGATTGTATTAATAGGGATATCTTATTTTTTATTATCTAAAGCAATCCAAAAAATTCCATTAGGAGTGGCTTACGCAATTTGGGAGGGGGTTGGGATCTTGCTCATTACAGTAATGAGTAATTACCTGTTTGATGAAATTATCACTCCCGCTAAGATTTTCGGTGTTGGCTTGATCGTCGCTGGACTTATATTTATTAACACAGATGAAGGACATGATGATGAATAA